CCAGAAACTTCAGCTGACTTGTGTAAGTGAGAAGATCTACAAAAGCTTCTGGAGCACTACAACTGCAGCCTGTGATAAACTCCTGTATGCTCCAGATTCAGCTCCGATGACAGAATCAAAACATGAAAACTTTCACAAGATGGCCTGTAGTTGTCGTAATTTCCTTCACTGCTCTGTGAGACCAGACGTTTCTTGAGCCTCTGTATATTATTTGACCCCCTCCAACATTGCTTAAAGGCTTTATAAATCAGTGACAATTGCACCTTTGCTTCACCTTCATTAATGTGATCCTGCATTCATTCACTGGTTGGAAGTTGGATTGTATGATAAGGAAAGTAGAAAATGCTAATCAAGAAGGTGGAAAACTCAAGACAGCTATGCATCAGAAATGTGAACGTCAAGAACTTTTTCCCTTACCGCAACATTTATTCCTATTCTGCCAACTTAGTGATACAGCACTCAGCCAttccttttgttctttcagaATCTTGCTGTGTCAGAAATACCCAGAAGATGGCTACTGAAAGTAGCAACATTGAAATGGGGTCTTTTCCAATATAGAATGTTACTACATAGTAGTTCGTATACAGAATTATCTTTAtgtaagagaacaaaaaaagggaaatgggagTAATGTGGGTCTGAAATGAGATGCTTGTCTTTTTCCATAAAACCCTTACTAGAGTCTGAGTACCATTTGTCACTTAAGTCAGCCACTTTCTCTTGAGCTCTCAGTATTAGACGTTAATGAAAGTATTTTGTTAATATAGCCATTAAAAAGTGATGAGTGGGAGAGGACCTTTAAAACAGgacaaagaaatagaagaaaaatggctTATCTCTTTCTTCCAAATCTCACTTCACTATATTCTGTCCTGCAAAATAGTGCTTTCTCTTACTTCACCTTCAAATTGGGTTAACTCTGCATTaaagtgttttttctcttaaCATAAATACAACTGAAGAGAGTTCCCTTGTATACGACAACACACTTACTACAGGCAATAACGCATACCTTGAGATTTAACGGAACTAAAAACGAGTAACCAAAATGTGCTCTATAGCACATTGGATCTTTcttcaagaaagagaaaaattaatatatgCCTCTGCAACTCTTAACTGCAGAGGATACCACTAATCATTGAACTTCCTTAAGTTCTGTGCTATAGAATTACTTTAATAATTATGATTTTAAATGCTGAAAGTGGTGGTTTTGTTATAAACAGGTTGAACTTGGGTATTTCCAATCCCTATGGCAGGTAATGTGGTGTGGAGTACCTAAAGTAGCATTGTGCATTTAGCGGAGTCACATTTGCTCAGCATTCAGTATTTTAAGTTGTTATATTCTCAGCGTGTGGGAAAAGTTGCTTTATCTTGTCTTGATAATTTCACTGAGTTACCTGTTAGTTAGAGGGTAACTAACATTGATCTTGGTAGAAGACTTTTGTACTAGTTACTGAAAGCAGAATGTGATTCAGCTGAAGAAATAGACTGTTTAAGCATTGTATAAGTTATGAAGCAGGACAGTGTTCTATAAAAAGTGCATTTCTTCAGTGTTTATTGCAGATTTTTTCACCTGTTCATTTTTGCAATAACTTCAACAGAATGGTTTTTTATCAGTAAAACATCAAGAGGTTTTACAATCTTCAGTCAGCCTATATTGTGATGCTTATGTAGCATTTTATATAGTTGCCGAAATCTTGttataaaaataccttttaatatAACTGATACAAGAGTAATTTAATCACATCAAGAGCTTTAGATGCTGGAGTTTTATCCTTAGTTCACTCCAAATACGCCAACTTTGTTCTATGATTTCCATATAGTTTGATTGCTTGTATGTGTTTCTGTGATCAGTAAAATGATTGGTGTGCAACTGGAGTCAGGGCAAGCTTGTTGGCTAAATGTAGATATCCCAAATTTTTATTACAGGTTTATCTCAGTAGGAATGCTTATTTCCAGCATGTGATCATCTAAATAGATAAAACTGCTAAAGCAAAAATACACAgattctgctttctctgctgttAAGATTCAGTTCAATATTTCTGGAACAGAAAACACTCTTTCCAGAGAGTAGGGCTAAGCGTTATGCGCTGTGCTGTGTGTCATATACAAAGCTCAGTTGGTCCAGGTAACTTGAGACTTGACCTGTGAATACATTTGCATGTTGATTTATGTGCTATACAGAATTTAATTAACCATATGAATTCTGAGAGCGCGCTAGGTTACCACTTCTGTCTTTCATTGCCTAAACTACTTGTAGTTAGGCACTTCGGATTTTGCCAGTAGAGTTCAAGACTCTTATACTTCTGCTATTAGATATATCTAGAAAATGAGTAAGGCTTGTATGTATGTCTCTGTGTATGTTTATGCAAGTGTATATTCAACTATATAAAAAATAACCAGAATAGAAGCTGTTCTTTAAGACCATCTTCTCCTTCCAATCTTTGAATATCCAAAACAAGAAATCTGTTGCGTATTACTTCCCTTCTACTCTTTTCACTTTGGCATGGAACCTGTTTTATGCTTTCTGGGGACAGTCAGTAATAACCGgtgctttttatgtattttctagAAGTTATTAGATCCTTGAGATCCAGTAGCAACTGCTTTGTGAGGATTTTGTTACATATTGAATTGTTAAAAGGTTATTAAGGTTGCAAAATCAATAGCAGAGGTAGAATTAAGGTGTCCTATCTGGCCAtgtttttctgaggaaaactACTTCCTCATTCAAGGCAGAAGTTAAGAGGTTCCAAGAATaaagctttcagtattttttcctcaatGTTTCTTCAGGCGGTACTTTTCCCCCCCGCATTTATGTCCATTCCTGTACATATGCTTCCTATCTCAGAGTCCCCATTTCTTGTTTTGTCGTGCCCTTTTCCTAGTGTACTGTTAGCTGACTGCTAGGTGTTCGGAAGCAGTTTTGCTAAGAAGTATATTTATGCTGCTTGGCCTACTTAGAGCTCAACATCTACATGCTTTCTGATCAGGAGGTTTATATATTCCAGTCATTTGCCTAGCCAGTCAGAAAACATGTATCTTCTGATCGATAAGCTGGCCACCCATGCAGCACATTTGAATGGGTTAACCAGAAAGTAGACAGATACTTGCAGTCTTTTAAACTGCTTTGCAAAGCATGTGCTGTGCATATTTGCCTTAGGATTTCGTGTTCCCTGCTatggaaatgaattattttattttttattatacaaTTCACAAGTCACCTGCTAACTTCTGAGTTGGCACCAGGATATCTAAGCAGTGCAAGAAGTTTAGCTCATGAGCTGTATTTTGCTGAAGtatttctctgtctctccctcatGCCTTTCTGTTTTGAGGGATTTTTCCTCCATGAACTTTTCTGTCAAATGCTAGACCAATGCATTACTCAATTTGTAGTTTCTCAAATTGCCTGTAAAGCACAAAAGCTTTTCCactatttaaaacaagaaaaacttcaATGCAATTCAAAAATCTAAAGGAGACATCATCTTGAACAGACTacataggaaaaaagtaaagtatatttcatttttttggtaCAATGTAGAAATGGTGGAATGGGATCTTGCTAAGAGTCTATCACAAAGTTATATTTGATTAGTAGTTTCCAAAGTTTCATCTGTTTTCATGCGTTTTTGATAAATGCAGCACTGGGGAACATATGGTTGTGACTAGAAAAGTGGAGAAAGAATGGCTTAAGCCTATGCTACCATCAAAAATTCTGTATTAAGAAAAACATCCACAGGCAGGCACTCTGCTGAGATATCCTAATAACTGCATTCCCTATAAAATGTCTTTAAGGAAGGACAGAAGTAGTGGGTTCTCAGTTTGGGCATGTGCAAATTATAAGAACAGCAAAGTAAACAGCTTTACTCCCCCAGACTTGGAGCTACTGATCTAAAACCAGTCATCTAAGGAGAACTGTGCTTTCTGGAGGACTTAAACTGCTCAATTCAGTCCTGCTGCAGGTACTTGGCCATTGGTTGTGTTGCACAGTCAAACACCCACCTGCACAAATTGGCTTCCCATGCTCAAGAACTTGTGTTCGCAGAGCAACTTTTCTACAGCACTTTGTAGAATTAGACCCTGAAGCTGCCCACTTAAGGTTTTTCCATAAGTTGTATGCTAAACATCACATGGGAATCCTGTGAAAGAAGCAATCACTAAATTGTATTATCACAGGTAAAATTGTATGTTACCTatgatttttctgtctttttcactggcatttttatttaacttctgcAGAATGAGAAGCAGCTGTCAGATGATATGAATTCTTGGGGTCCCTCCTAGAGAAGACCTAATATTTTCTGTCTACTGGCACTTGGGTCGGTTTAATCTACCTGTCATGGAACTCAGTTGTAGGGTTGGGAGGACAGAATTGCTCACTACATTTTATTGTGAAGTTTTGGGCGAGTGATAGGATTTCTCAGAATAGGTAGTATTTTCTAGCACTTTTTACACTCAGTAAACTCCTCTTGATCTCAGTTGCAGAGAAGATTGTATAAGGGAAAAGACCATTCTTAAGTGTCTTCTACAGAAATGATTCAAAATAATTGAAATCTCTACTTAAGTCATCATGATATTCTAACttctacagttaaaaaaaaaaaaacaacaaaaccaaacaaacaaaaaaacccaagcacaaAACCTCCTATTTTGCACTGTTCTCATACTGTTAGTGATCATTAAAGGTTTatcatgaaatatattttgtatacCAGTAAATAATAAGCATTTATGCCTTCCTAATTAAACCATAGATTTTACCTCACAAGATTAGACTAGGAGTATGGAAATTCCAGTGATTtgttttgctggggttttttttaatcctaattaGTACCAGAGGTTAGAAATAACTGTGTGTGtgcatttcatcctttttttcttcagttaatgtTATTGTACATTCAGATATGGTACAATTTTGTAGATCTTTTGTGCTTTATGCACTCTTCTATAAATGGTCTGGATTTAAACATTGTTGTGAAGGAGGTGCCTTCTGGAGCAGCATATGTTAATCCACTTTTGAAGTGGAATAAGTATGTAGCACTTTCGGGTGAGTGCGATATCCTGAGTACGCAAAGGCTGCATACCAATAAGGAAGCCACTGCCTCAGCTGTTGAGCGTGACTGCCGTGGATAAGACTGCAAGAAAAATTATTCCAGACCAAGCTACAGAGCATGTATAAAACCCATTCTTCTCAAACACTAAGCAAAATCCTAGGCGACCAGAGTTTTTCTTCATCTGTGGATAGTTCACCCCTGCAGGTTATCCATCACCATCAAAACTTTCTCTTCAGAGTCACTGTGTTGCAGATGTAATTTCAGTAACACTGTGGCCATGACAGGAAATGTCAGAGCAGAGTGATAAATTAGTTAAATCTTAAATCTGAGATTTCTGCTACTTCAGTACAAAGCTGTAGTAAAGCTTTTTCTGTGAAGGCTAGAACTAAAAAAGTGCATTATTTCTTAACACAGTTTTTTACTCCTGAAAAAACAGTTACTATAGCAAAATCCTAATGTGATGGACATAGCTAAAGTAAACAATGGCATTTTTCAGTAACTTGAGAATAAGATGTCATCAAGAACTCCTCTTTAGGCACTAAAGTGTTTTAGTATCTCATGATGcattccccattaaaaaaaaaaggaatcaaactTCTACTCAAATACTTCTGACAAAAGATAAATGTTAATCTTGAATGTGTTTTTTAGCTCTCTGTGCCTGCTTCCTTAAGCCTTTGATAGGTGGTTCAGCCATTCCAGAGAAAATGTCTGTGCTTTGGTCAGTCTTTTTTACAAAGGAAACCTGTGTCCAAGAACTGGGTCCTCAACTTCAGCCTAgtttctgccttcttccttgaTTATTTAGGTAGAAAACACTGTCCATAGGTCAAATATAAAATGTCTTTTGCGTTGCATGGATGAAGGAGTATTATGCAGTTCAATGTATCAATCACTTGGATTCATTTGGATATACACATCGGATTTATTATGGCTAATGTTGATGTAGCAagcacaataatttaaaaaaaaatacaagtagtACGttatcattttatttaaatatttaccatTTCATATCAAAGTCTGGTTATAGGTAGCTCAAGTCAGTTTATTGTTCCTTGTATTCTACTAAAATCTTTCCGTATTCCTTCACATTTCAGGAGTCTCTTCGGTGAAAATATCAGCTTTACGTTTGTGGTGTTCTGGTGTGGATTTTGTAAACAGGCCATACAgacttttcttaaatgttttatcTAGCAGAAGGGTTATAACTGGATCTAAACTACTCTTAGCAGCAGCAAGACAAGTAAGGAAATTTTTAATTTCCACTAGATAGTTTAACCTTGGGCAGTCGTCATTTGTAAGCAGTACATAAAAAATTGGCCTAAAAATATGATATGGAAGAAAGCAGACAGTTAGTATCATCTGGATGACAAGAATGTTTCTTTTCACTGTTCTGTAAATTAGATGTTTTTCTCCAATACaggtatttttttgtattttactcaGATGTCTGGTAAGAGAATAGTATGACAACAAAACTGTcataaaagatacaaaaaaacATGCAGTGGCAAGAGAAGCTGCAATCATTGTGGTAAATTCACCAGCTTCTACCCTGATGTTGTAGCATCTGTGAAATTCTTCCATAGCCTTTGCATGAACATTATATGTTATAGCTATTACCGTTATGCAGAGCACAGTAAGCCATATGATGATGCACAAATATTTAGCAAATTTTGGCTGACGAAACTTTTCAAGTACACATCTGTTAAAGTTTTTGTTAACTGCTTGAGAGTATTGTGcatcactgtttttcttcagtgttgcATACTGACTTAGAGCAGTTGAACATAAAATTATAATCGTAACATACATGCTGACGTGCATAATGAGAGTCCCAAGGTGATTTGCTATTCTACATGCTACAGAGTCATAAGTCCATTGGTACCCTCTTGCAAAATACGCAGCCAGAAAAGGCATAGTACTACATACGAGTAAATTTGCAGTGACAAGGTTTACCACGTAGATGTATTGTGTTCTTTTTATGGGTGCTTGCCTGGAAAATATCCAGGCAGCAAGAATATTTCCAAAACTTCCAGCAGGAAATAGGAACGAGTAGATGACCGGTAGAGCTACAGTAGTAGCTAACGATGGCTGAAGAAGACATGTTGAATTTCTCATTTATGCCGATATTTCTTGAATGAATGGTCAGACCTGAAACACAATTAAAAGAATTATTCTTCTGTAATGTGCATCTAAcatctcttttattttttgctcttattTTAACTGTTCCTTTTTCTCCCCTACTTTTCAGTGTTACTAACTCCTGTTTGTCCTCTGGGGTTATCATCTTGAGTTTGCGTGAAGTTACTGTTTCAGTGTTCTCTTCCACTGAGATTTTGTGGCTGATGTTGAACCCCAAAGATTTTACGTGCATAGaatctaataaaataaatgaggaaaCAGAAGGCTCAAGCTAGGGTCTGACAATAATTTGTGTGGTCTTCTTGTTTCTCAATCTTCTG
This genomic interval from Calonectris borealis chromosome 1, bCalBor7.hap1.2, whole genome shotgun sequence contains the following:
- the GPR82 gene encoding putative G-protein coupled receptor 82 yields the protein MRNSTCLLQPSLATTVALPVIYSFLFPAGSFGNILAAWIFSRQAPIKRTQYIYVVNLVTANLLVCSTMPFLAAYFARGYQWTYDSVACRIANHLGTLIMHVSMYVTIIILCSTALSQYATLKKNSDAQYSQAVNKNFNRCVLEKFRQPKFAKYLCIIIWLTVLCITVIAITYNVHAKAMEEFHRCYNIRVEAGEFTTMIAASLATACFFVSFMTVLLSYYSLTRHLSKIQKNTCIGEKHLIYRTVKRNILVIQMILTVCFLPYHIFRPIFYVLLTNDDCPRLNYLVEIKNFLTCLAAAKSSLDPVITLLLDKTFKKSLYGLFTKSTPEHHKRKADIFTEETPEM